From the genome of Vicia villosa cultivar HV-30 ecotype Madison, WI linkage group LG2, Vvil1.0, whole genome shotgun sequence, one region includes:
- the LOC131649550 gene encoding alpha-xylosidase 1-like: MVSPHRLASLCLSSLLLTLVLFASEVTSSSSSNNVTKIGNGYSLVSIEETHDGALVGLLQINKKTKIYGPDIPLLRFYAKHETDNRLRVHITDANKQRWEVPYNLIPREQPPTLTQTIGKMKKVINPIEVSEYSGSELLFSYISNPFSFSVKRKSNGETLFNSTSISSDPFSSLVFKDQYLEISTKLPKDASLYGLGENTQPHGIKLYPSDPYTLYTTDISAINLNADLYGSHPMYMDLRNNGGEASAHAVLLLNSNGMDVFYRGNSLTYKVIGGVFDFYFFSGPTPLNVVDQYTSLIGRPAPMPYWAFGFHQCRWGYHNLSVVEDVVDSYKKAQIPLDVIWNDDDHMDGHKDFTLNPNNYPRPKLLNFLNKIHNIGMKYIVIIDPGIGVNSSYGVYQRGLANDVFIKYEGEPFLAQVWPGAVNFPDFLNPKTVSWWGDEIRRFHELVPVDGLWIDMNEASNFCSGKCTIPKGKICPSGTGPGWICCLDCKNITKTRWDDPPYKINASGIQAPIGYKTIATSATHYNGVLEYDAHSIYGFSQSVATHKGLLGLEGKRPFILSRSTYVGSGKYAAHWTGDNQGTWENLRYSISTMLNFGIFGVPMVGSDICGFYPQPTEELCNRWIEVGAFYPFSRDHANYYSPRQELYQWDSVAQSARNALGIRYKILPYLYTLNYEAHVSGSPIARPLFFTFPSYTECYGLSTQFLLGSSLMISPVLEQGKTQVKALFPPGSWYSLLDWTHTITSKGGTYVTLDAPLHVVNVHLYQNTILPMQQGGLISKEARTTPFTLIVTFPAGATEGEAKGTLFIDDDERPEIKLGNGYSSFIDLYASVKQGGVKVWSEVQEGKFALDQGLIIDSISVLGLEANVGAVASLELDGKPLIGKSGLDVTTSEHVNLNGEGNGESKTVMVALRGLSIPVGKNFAMTWKMG; the protein is encoded by the exons ATGGTTTCACCTCACCGTTTAGCATCTCTAtgtctctcttctcttcttctaACTCTTGTTCTCTTTGCATCTGAGGtcacttcttcttcatcatccaataaTGTCACCAAAATTGGCAATGGCTATAGTCTTGTTTCCATTGAAGAGACCCATGATGGTGCCCTTGTTGGACTCCTTCAAATCAACAAGAAAACCAAAATCTATGGCCCTGATATTCCCCTTCTCAGATTCTATGCCAA gCATGAAACTGATAACCGTTTAAGGGTACACATAACAGATGCAAACAAGCAAAGATGGGAAGTACCCTACAACCTAATCCCAAGAGAACAACCACCAACGTTAACACAAACAATAGGAAAGATGAAGAAGGTTATCAACCCTATTGAAGTCTCAGAGTATTCAGGCTCTGAGCTTCTCTTCAGCTACATTTCAAACCCATTTAGTTTTTcagtaaaaagaaaatcaaacggTGAAACCCTTTTCAACTCCACATCCATTTCTTCAGACCCTTTCAGTTCACTTGTTTTCAAAGACCAGTATCTTGAGATTTCAACAAAGTTACCAAAAGATGCATCTTTGTATGGTTTGGGAGAGAACACACAGCCACATGGGATTAAGTTGTATCCTAGTGACCCTTACACTTTGTATACTACTGATATCTCTGCTATTAATCTGAATGCTGATTTGTATGGATCACATCCTATGTATATGGATCTGAGGAATAATGGTGGTGAAGCTTCTGCACATGCTGTTCTTTTGTTGAATAGTAATGGGATGGATGTTTTTTATAGAGGGAATTCTCTTACTTACAAGGTTATTGGGGGTGTGTTTGATTTTTACTTCTTTTCTGGTCCTACTCCTTTGAatgttgttgatcagtatacttcTTTGATTGGAAGACCTGCTCCTATGCCTTACTGGGCTTTTG GATTCCACCAATGCAGATGGGGATATCACAATCTATCAGTAGTGGAAGATGTTGTGGATAGTTACAAGAAGGCTCAAATCCCACTTGATGTGATTTGGAACGACGATGATCACATGGACGGACACAAAGACTTCACACTCAATCCAAACAACTATCCTCGCCCTAAGCTTCTAAATTTCTTAAACAAGATACACAACATTGGCATGAAGTACATTGTCATTATTGACCCTGGAATTGGTGTTAACTCGAGTTACGGTGTATATCAAAGAGGTTTGGCTAACGATGTTTTCATCAAGTACGAAGGTGAACCTTTCTTGGCTCAAGTTTGGCCCGGAGCAGTAAACTTTCCTGATTTTCTCAATCCAAAGACAGTATCTTGGTGGGGTGACGAGATCCGCCGCTTCCATGAACTCGTACCTGTTGATGGCCTATGGATTGACATGAACGAAGCTTCGAATTTCTGTTCTGGTAAATGCACAATTCCAAAGGGAAAGATATGCCCGAGTGGAACAGGACCAGGATGGATCTGTTGCTTGGATTGCAAGAACATCACCAAAACAAGATGGGACGATCCTCCTTACAAAATCAACGCTTCGGGAATACAAGCTCCAATCGGGTACAAAACAATAGCCACTAGTGCAACCCACTATAACGGCGTATTGGAGTATGATGCTCATAGTATCTATGGTTTCTCGCAATCCGTTGCAACACACAAGGGTCTTCTTGGACTTGAAGGTAAAAGGCCTTTTATTTTGTCGCGGTCCACTTACGTCGGCTCAGGGAAATACGCTGCACATTGGACTGGCGACAATCAAGGAACATGGGAGAATTTGAGGTATTCAATATCCACTATGTTGAATTTCGGTATCTTCGGTGTTCCAATGGTTGGTTCAGACATTTGTGGATTCTATCCACAACCAACTGAAGAACTATGCAACAGATGGATTGAAGTTGGTGCTTTCTACCCTTTTTCAAGAGATCATGCAAACTACTACTCCCCTAGACAAGAGCTTTACCAATGGGATTCAGTAGCACAGTCAGCTAGAAACGCGTTAGGTATAAGATACAAGATTCTCCCATATCTTTACACCTTAAACTACGAAGCTCATGTCAGTGGATCACCAATTGCAAGACCACTTTTCTTCACTTTCCCGTCTTACACCGAATGTTACGGCCTCAGCACTCAGTTTTTACTCGGAAGCAGTCTCATGATCTCGCCGGTGCTCGAGCAAGGAAAAACACAAGTGAAAGCGTTGTTTCCTCCCGGTAGTTGGTACAGTTTACTTGATTGGACTCACACCATAACATCGAAAGGCGGAACTTATGTTACACTCGATGCACCTCTTCATGTGGTGAATGTCCATTTATATCAGAACACAATTCTTCCAATGCAGCAaggtggcttgatctccaaggAAGCTAGAACAACGCCGTTCACACTCATTGTAACATTCCCGGCCGGCGCAACAGAAGGAGAAGCCAAAGGTACACTTTTCATCGACGACGACGAACGTCCGGAAATAAAGCTTGGAAACGGATACTCGAGTTTTATCGATCTATACGCGAGTGTGAAACAAGGAGGTGTGAAAGTGTGGTCAGAAGTTCAAGAGGGTAAGTTTGCTTTAGACCAAGGTTTGATCATTGATTCAATATCTGTGTTGGGATTGGAAGCAAATGTTGGAGCAGTGGCATCACTTGAGTTAGATGGAAAGCCCTTAATTGGTAAGTCGGGTTTGGATGTTACTACTTCTGAACATGTGAATTTGAATGGTGAAGGAAATGGAGAAAGTAAGACTGTGATGGTTGCATTGAGAGGGTTGAGCATTCCTGTTGGGAAGAACTTTGCTATGACATGGAAAATGGGATGA